In one Neobacillus sp. CF12 genomic region, the following are encoded:
- the walK gene encoding cell wall metabolism sensor histidine kinase WalK, with translation MKKVSFFRSIHVKFVIIYVLLILVAMQIIGVYFVRQLEETLRTNFQTSLKERINLLAYNVVEEMEKKRTPEDPTLEEEIRKILRDFESADISEVRVIEGKNRKIIGTSDPDQSVVGQRTTELLITQSLNLEEDQSNIRIEPHNLHRIWVLSTPIKSEGKVIGAIYLVAKIENVFTQMKTINGIFATGTGIALAITAILGILLAQTITRPIADMKKQALAMAKGNFSRKVRVYGQDEIGTLAVTFNNLTKKLQEAQAMTEGERRKLSSVLSYMTDGVIATDRKGRVMLINEPAAEMLNVSRETVLSQPIVDLLSLNETNTFEDLLEENESLILDYSTKKEPYILRANFSVIQKETGFVNGLIAVLHDITDQEKIDAERREFVANVSHELRTPLTTMRSYLEALADGAWKDEEIAPNFLEVTRTETERMIRLVNDLLSLSKLDSTDYRLSKEWVNFVDFFHRIIDRFEMSKNQNVSFKRMLPSHPIFVEIDEDKMTQVLYNIISNALKYSPEGGQITFSIKEEEEKIIVSIADEGVGIPKENIGKIFDRFYRVDKARTRKLGGTGLGLAIAKEMVNVHGGMIWAASEEGKGTEISFSLPYEQSEEDEWS, from the coding sequence ATGAAAAAAGTTAGTTTTTTTCGGTCTATACATGTGAAATTCGTCATTATCTACGTCCTGCTAATTTTAGTAGCGATGCAGATTATTGGCGTTTATTTTGTCAGACAGCTTGAAGAAACGCTAAGGACAAACTTTCAAACCTCCTTAAAGGAACGGATAAATTTACTTGCCTATAATGTAGTTGAAGAAATGGAAAAGAAAAGAACACCTGAGGATCCTACCCTTGAAGAAGAAATTCGAAAAATCCTCCGGGACTTTGAATCGGCTGATATATCGGAAGTAAGGGTGATTGAGGGAAAGAATCGAAAAATCATTGGAACTTCGGATCCTGATCAAAGTGTAGTGGGACAAAGGACAACGGAACTTCTCATTACGCAATCCCTTAATTTAGAGGAAGATCAAAGTAATATTCGAATTGAACCGCATAACCTCCATCGAATATGGGTGCTTTCTACCCCCATTAAGTCTGAGGGCAAGGTAATCGGTGCCATCTATCTAGTGGCAAAAATCGAAAATGTGTTTACTCAAATGAAAACCATCAACGGTATTTTTGCAACAGGGACGGGTATTGCCCTAGCCATTACTGCTATTTTAGGTATTCTTTTAGCCCAAACCATTACCAGGCCAATTGCAGACATGAAAAAGCAAGCATTGGCAATGGCAAAAGGGAACTTTTCTCGTAAGGTTAGAGTTTATGGTCAGGATGAAATTGGAACTTTAGCCGTCACGTTTAACAATTTAACGAAAAAACTCCAAGAAGCTCAGGCCATGACAGAAGGAGAAAGAAGAAAGCTTTCTTCCGTTTTATCGTATATGACTGATGGTGTAATTGCGACAGATCGCAAAGGCAGAGTGATGCTAATAAATGAACCAGCAGCAGAGATGCTAAATGTTTCACGTGAAACAGTTCTCTCTCAGCCGATTGTTGATTTATTAAGCTTAAATGAAACAAATACGTTTGAGGATTTATTAGAGGAAAACGAATCGTTAATTCTTGATTATAGTACAAAAAAGGAACCTTATATCCTCCGTGCCAATTTTTCTGTTATTCAAAAAGAGACTGGTTTTGTGAATGGATTGATTGCAGTTCTTCATGATATTACCGATCAAGAAAAGATTGACGCTGAAAGAAGAGAGTTTGTAGCAAATGTATCGCATGAATTACGGACGCCGCTCACTACAATGAGAAGTTACTTAGAGGCATTGGCAGATGGTGCATGGAAGGACGAAGAAATTGCTCCTAACTTTTTAGAGGTAACAAGAACTGAAACAGAAAGAATGATTCGGTTGGTCAATGACCTCCTTTCACTTTCTAAATTAGATAGTACCGATTATCGACTTTCAAAAGAATGGGTAAACTTTGTTGATTTCTTTCACCGGATTATCGATCGTTTTGAAATGTCAAAAAACCAAAATGTAAGCTTTAAAAGGATGTTGCCAAGTCATCCAATCTTTGTGGAAATTGATGAAGATAAAATGACTCAGGTCCTTTACAATATTATTTCGAATGCACTTAAATATTCTCCAGAAGGCGGACAAATTACCTTTTCTATAAAAGAAGAAGAGGAGAAAATTATCGTCAGTATAGCGGATGAAGGTGTAGGAATTCCTAAAGAGAATATCGGTAAGATTTTTGACCGTTTTTATCGTGTAGATAAAGCAAGAACTAGAAAATTAGGCGGTACTGGATTAGGGTTGGCCATTGCAAAGGAAATGGTCAATGTTCATGGCGGTATGATTTGGGCTGCAAGTGAAGAGGGTAAGGGAACAGAGATTTCCTTTTCACTGCCATACGAGCAATCTGAAGAGGATGAATGGTCATGA
- the dnaB gene encoding replicative DNA helicase: MSDLYADRLPPQNIEAEQAVLGAIFLEPSSLTVASEILIPEDFYRASHQKIFNAMLKLNDEGKVVDLVTVTEELAAAKLIEDTGGVSYLSELAGSVPTAANIEYYARIVEEKSLLRRLIRTATEIASDGYSREDEVEALLSEAEKNILAVAQRKNAGAFHNIKDVLVRTYDNIEEMHNRVGEITGISTGFAELDRMTAGFQRNDLIIVGARPSVGKTAFALNIASNVAIKTGENVAIFSLEMGAEQLVMRMLCSEGNIDAQRLRTGSLTDDDWGKLTMAMGALSNSGIFIDDTPGVRISDIRSKCRRLKQEHGLGMILIDYLQLILGSGRAGENRQQEVSEISRSLKQLARELQVPVIALSQLSRGVEQRQDKRPMMSDIRESGSIEQDADIVAFLYRDDYYDKESENKNIIEIIIAKQRNGPTGTVSLAFVKEYNKFVNLETRYDPSA; encoded by the coding sequence ATGAGTGATTTATATGCAGATCGTCTGCCACCGCAAAATATTGAAGCTGAACAGGCTGTATTAGGTGCAATTTTCTTAGAGCCCTCTTCTTTAACAGTAGCTTCAGAAATCTTAATACCAGAAGATTTTTATCGTGCTTCACACCAAAAGATATTCAATGCTATGCTGAAGCTGAACGACGAAGGTAAGGTAGTTGACCTTGTCACGGTAACGGAGGAATTAGCGGCAGCAAAGCTAATTGAGGATACTGGCGGAGTGAGTTACTTAAGCGAATTGGCTGGCTCTGTTCCAACAGCAGCCAATATTGAATATTATGCGAGAATCGTAGAAGAAAAGTCTTTGTTAAGAAGATTAATCCGAACAGCCACTGAAATTGCTTCAGATGGTTATTCTCGTGAAGATGAAGTGGAAGCCCTATTAAGCGAAGCCGAAAAAAATATCCTTGCTGTTGCCCAGCGGAAAAATGCGGGTGCCTTCCACAATATTAAAGATGTTCTCGTTCGTACGTATGACAATATTGAAGAAATGCATAACCGTGTTGGAGAAATCACCGGTATTTCTACAGGCTTTGCTGAGCTTGATCGAATGACTGCAGGTTTCCAGCGCAATGATTTAATTATCGTTGGAGCTCGTCCTTCTGTTGGTAAGACAGCTTTTGCCTTGAATATTGCCTCTAACGTTGCAATTAAGACGGGTGAAAATGTCGCGATTTTCAGTCTAGAGATGGGCGCAGAACAGCTGGTTATGCGTATGCTTTGTTCTGAAGGCAATATCGACGCTCAGCGTCTTCGTACCGGATCTCTTACCGATGATGACTGGGGCAAGCTGACAATGGCGATGGGTGCTCTTTCTAACTCAGGTATCTTTATTGATGATACCCCAGGGGTAAGAATAAGTGATATTCGTTCCAAGTGCCGCCGTTTAAAACAAGAACACGGGTTAGGAATGATTTTGATCGATTACTTGCAGCTTATTTTAGGAAGCGGCCGTGCCGGCGAAAACCGTCAGCAGGAAGTATCGGAGATCTCTCGTTCCCTTAAGCAGTTAGCGCGTGAGCTTCAGGTTCCCGTAATTGCTCTATCACAGCTTTCCCGTGGTGTTGAGCAGCGTCAAGACAAACGTCCAATGATGTCCGATATCCGTGAATCTGGATCAATCGAGCAAGATGCCGATATCGTCGCCTTCTTATACCGTGACGATTACTATGATAAAGAATCCGAGAATAAGAACATCATCGAAATCATCATCGCTAAGCAGCGTAACGGCCCAACAGGCACCGTTTCACTCGCCTTCGTGAAAGAATACAATAAGTTCGTAAACCTCGAGACACGGTATGATCCGAGCGCGTAA
- a CDS encoding nuclease-related domain-containing protein, which produces MVFKQRSEPLELVLNRFLKARMDFSEDEQKHFWTITKGYEGEVRSDIWLLGLTDNWLILHDLLLEYSQSIFQIDTLIIAYEKVYLLDIKNFEGDYVVKENKWYNPAGVTQKNPLHQLERCETLLEKLLHQLGFKLTIDSYLIFNNPEFHLYIPSIEPAIIFPTQLNRFLKKLNSRPAKLDKKYLQLAKQLEDLHIIESPYPKLPPYTFEKVKKGMICCNCNTFLTDETLICKNCGCVEEVEAAVLRSVKEFILLFPDMIITVDSIYNWCGGLKSKKVIRRILSRNFILIGKARASHYVEQ; this is translated from the coding sequence ATGGTATTTAAACAGCGATCAGAACCGTTGGAATTAGTCCTTAATCGCTTTTTAAAAGCTAGAATGGATTTTTCAGAGGATGAACAGAAGCATTTTTGGACAATTACTAAAGGTTATGAAGGCGAGGTAAGAAGTGATATTTGGCTGCTAGGTCTTACCGATAATTGGCTAATTCTACATGACTTATTACTTGAATATAGCCAATCCATTTTCCAAATTGACACGTTAATCATTGCCTATGAGAAAGTTTATCTATTAGACATAAAAAACTTTGAAGGAGACTACGTTGTCAAAGAAAATAAATGGTATAACCCCGCAGGTGTCACACAAAAGAATCCTTTACACCAACTAGAACGCTGCGAGACCTTACTTGAAAAATTACTGCACCAACTAGGATTCAAGCTTACAATTGACTCTTATCTAATCTTCAACAACCCCGAGTTTCATCTATATATACCCTCAATTGAGCCCGCCATTATTTTTCCAACACAGCTTAATCGCTTTTTAAAAAAGTTAAATTCAAGACCTGCAAAACTAGATAAAAAATATCTTCAATTAGCCAAGCAATTAGAAGACCTGCATATAATTGAATCACCCTATCCGAAATTACCTCCATACACCTTTGAAAAGGTAAAAAAGGGTATGATTTGCTGCAACTGTAATACCTTTTTAACCGACGAAACCCTGATTTGTAAGAACTGTGGATGTGTGGAAGAGGTAGAAGCAGCAGTTTTAAGGAGCGTGAAAGAATTTATTTTATTATTTCCAGATATGATTATTACCGTTGATTCCATTTACAACTGGTGCGGCGGTCTTAAGTCAAAAAAGGTAATTCGAAGGATACTTTCTAGAAACTTTATTCTAATAGGTAAAGCTAGAGCTTCTCACTACGTTGAACAATAA
- the rplI gene encoding 50S ribosomal protein L9 yields MKVIFLKDVKGKGKKGEVKNVADGYAHNFLIKQGLAIEANNSNISTLEGQKKKEDKRAAEELAEAKKLGEQLEKITVELSAKAGEGGRLFGSITTKQIAEELQKKHGIKIDKRKMELSDAIRTLGHTKVPVKLHHEVLANLTVHVKEVK; encoded by the coding sequence ATGAAAGTAATTTTTCTAAAAGATGTAAAAGGTAAAGGTAAAAAAGGTGAGGTTAAGAATGTAGCCGATGGCTATGCTCATAACTTCTTAATTAAGCAGGGGCTAGCGATTGAGGCAAATAATTCAAATATCAGCACGCTAGAAGGTCAAAAGAAGAAAGAAGATAAACGAGCAGCTGAAGAACTTGCTGAAGCGAAAAAGCTAGGAGAACAGTTAGAAAAAATCACTGTTGAGCTATCTGCTAAAGCAGGTGAAGGCGGCAGACTATTTGGTTCGATTACAACAAAACAAATTGCTGAAGAGCTTCAAAAGAAGCACGGAATTAAAATCGATAAACGAAAAATGGAATTATCCGATGCGATTCGTACTTTAGGTCATACAAAGGTTCCGGTTAAGCTTCATCATGAGGTATTAGCAAATTTAACCGTTCATGTAAAAGAGGTAAAGTAA
- the yycF gene encoding response regulator YycF, protein MEKKILVVDDEKPIADILQFNLKKEGYDVYSAYDGNEALAMVEEVQPDLILLDIMLPLKDGMEVCREVRKKYDMPIIMLTAKDSEIDKVLGLELGADDYVTKPFSTRELIARVKANLRRHQVVISQSDEDVETNEIEVGSLTIHPNAYVVSKRGETIELTHREFELLYYLAKHIGQVMTREHLLQTVWGYDYYGDVRTVDVTVRRLREKIEDNPSHPTWIVTRRGVGYYLRNPDQE, encoded by the coding sequence ATGGAAAAGAAAATTCTTGTAGTGGATGATGAAAAACCGATTGCGGATATTTTGCAATTTAACTTAAAAAAAGAAGGTTACGATGTTTACAGTGCCTATGATGGCAATGAAGCACTAGCGATGGTGGAAGAAGTACAACCAGATTTAATTCTCTTAGATATCATGCTTCCATTAAAAGATGGAATGGAAGTTTGTCGTGAAGTCCGCAAGAAATATGATATGCCGATTATTATGCTGACGGCTAAAGATTCAGAAATAGATAAGGTACTTGGTCTTGAGCTTGGAGCAGATGATTATGTAACCAAGCCCTTTAGTACAAGAGAATTAATTGCCAGAGTGAAAGCTAACCTGCGCAGACATCAAGTCGTCATCTCTCAGTCAGATGAGGATGTTGAAACTAATGAAATTGAAGTTGGTTCCCTTACGATTCACCCAAATGCATATGTGGTTTCAAAACGCGGGGAGACGATTGAACTGACGCACCGTGAATTTGAACTGCTCTACTATTTGGCAAAACACATCGGGCAGGTAATGACTAGGGAACACCTGCTGCAAACTGTTTGGGGTTATGATTATTACGGAGATGTTCGAACGGTTGATGTAACGGTTCGCCGCTTACGCGAAAAGATTGAAGATAACCCAAGCCACCCTACGTGGATCGTCACTCGTAGAGGAGTGGGCTACTACTTGCGTAACCCAGATCAGGAGTAA
- a CDS encoding DHH family phosphoesterase, with protein sequence MPAFIEKRSIRYPFYGLIGITVVLLIVLAYYNWILSLVGLFLIIPPLYYMLVIETSQRKEMEDYIATLSYRVKRVGEEALMEMPIGIMLINDEYSIEWTNPFLSSYFDEDTLNGKSLYEIADTLIPLIKQEVETEIITLHGRKFRVILKSEEKLLYFFDVTEQKEIEKMYHDERTVIAIIFLDNYDELTQGMDDQMRGSINNMVTSTLNKWAQDNGIFLKRISSERFIAVFNEAILQLLEKEKFTVLDEIREMTSKQNISFTLSIGVGAGTPSLPELGVLAQSSLDLALGRGGDQVAIKHPNGKVKFFGGKTNPVEKRTRVRARVISHALKDLITASDKVIIMGHKNPDMDSIGSSIGIYKVAQMNQKDAYIVLNFQEMDGAVQRLMEEIRHQEQLFSRFIGPEEALEISTEKTLLVIVDTHKPALVIEERLLNKIYNVVVIDHHRRGEEFIENPVLVYMEPYASSTAELVTEFLEYQPKRGKIEMIEATALLAGIVVDTKSFTLRTGARTFDAASYLRGQGADTILVQKFLKESVDTYIKRSKLIESVLFYRDGIAIAKGDENEFHDQVLLAQAADTLLTMDGVAASFVIARRNEGMIGISARSLGNVNVQVIMEKLQGGGHLTNAATQLTGISITEAERQLKLAIEDYFEGGKKE encoded by the coding sequence TTGCCTGCATTTATTGAAAAGCGCTCGATTCGTTACCCTTTTTACGGGCTAATAGGCATTACAGTGGTACTGCTCATTGTCCTGGCTTACTATAATTGGATACTAAGCTTGGTGGGATTGTTTCTTATCATCCCTCCGCTGTACTATATGTTAGTTATCGAAACAAGCCAAAGAAAAGAAATGGAAGATTATATCGCAACCCTATCATACCGAGTGAAACGGGTAGGCGAAGAAGCGCTGATGGAAATGCCTATTGGGATTATGCTTATCAATGATGAGTATTCCATAGAGTGGACGAATCCTTTTCTATCCTCCTATTTTGATGAAGATACCCTCAACGGAAAGTCGCTTTATGAAATTGCTGACACATTAATACCGTTAATTAAGCAGGAAGTAGAAACAGAAATTATTACCCTGCATGGACGGAAATTTCGTGTCATTCTTAAAAGTGAAGAAAAACTTCTCTACTTTTTTGATGTGACAGAACAAAAAGAAATTGAAAAAATGTATCATGATGAACGTACAGTTATTGCGATTATCTTCTTAGATAATTATGATGAGCTCACACAAGGCATGGATGACCAAATGCGTGGAAGCATTAACAATATGGTGACTTCAACCCTAAACAAATGGGCGCAGGACAACGGAATTTTCCTTAAAAGAATCTCCTCTGAACGTTTTATTGCTGTCTTTAATGAAGCGATATTACAACTTTTGGAAAAAGAGAAGTTTACAGTCCTTGATGAAATAAGAGAAATGACGTCTAAGCAGAATATTTCTTTTACCTTAAGCATTGGTGTGGGTGCTGGAACTCCTTCACTGCCTGAATTGGGCGTATTAGCTCAATCAAGTCTGGATTTAGCCCTTGGAAGAGGCGGTGACCAGGTCGCCATCAAACATCCTAATGGCAAGGTGAAATTCTTTGGCGGCAAAACAAACCCAGTAGAAAAACGGACAAGAGTACGTGCACGTGTCATTTCACATGCCTTGAAGGATTTAATCACGGCGAGTGATAAGGTTATTATTATGGGACATAAAAATCCAGATATGGATTCGATTGGTTCCTCTATTGGTATTTACAAGGTTGCTCAAATGAATCAAAAGGATGCCTACATAGTTTTGAACTTCCAGGAAATGGACGGTGCTGTTCAAAGGCTCATGGAAGAAATTCGCCATCAAGAGCAATTATTTTCTCGATTTATTGGACCCGAAGAGGCACTGGAAATTTCAACTGAAAAGACACTTTTGGTAATTGTTGATACCCATAAGCCTGCACTTGTCATTGAAGAACGACTACTTAATAAAATTTATAATGTTGTTGTGATTGATCATCATCGCCGTGGTGAAGAATTTATTGAGAATCCAGTTCTTGTTTATATGGAGCCTTACGCTTCTTCAACGGCGGAGCTTGTGACTGAATTTCTTGAATACCAGCCAAAACGCGGTAAAATAGAAATGATAGAGGCAACGGCACTGCTCGCGGGTATCGTAGTGGATACGAAAAGCTTTACCTTACGAACGGGTGCTAGAACCTTTGATGCTGCCTCCTACTTAAGAGGACAAGGTGCAGATACCATCCTTGTTCAAAAGTTTTTAAAGGAAAGTGTAGATACGTATATCAAAAGATCGAAATTAATTGAGTCTGTCCTTTTTTACCGTGATGGAATTGCCATTGCTAAAGGTGATGAAAATGAGTTTCATGATCAAGTGCTCCTTGCTCAGGCAGCAGATACACTCCTGACAATGGATGGAGTGGCAGCATCATTTGTGATTGCAAGACGAAATGAAGGAATGATTGGAATTAGTGCTAGATCGCTAGGTAACGTAAATGTCCAAGTTATTATGGAAAAACTTCAAGGTGGCGGGCACCTAACAAATGCTGCAACGCAGCTAACGGGTATCTCGATAACAGAAGCCGAAAGACAATTAAAACTTGCGATTGAAGATTATTTTGAAGGTGGGAAAAAAGAATGA
- a CDS encoding adenylosuccinate synthase yields MTSVVVVGTQWGDEGKGKITDFLSENAEAIARYQGGNNAGHTIKFNGETYKLHLIPSGIFYKEKICVIGNGMVVDPKALVAELAYLHEKGITTDNLRISNRAHVILPYHLKLDIVEEESKGANKIGTTKKGIGPAYMDKAARVGIRIADLLERDVFEEKLERNLAEKNRLFERIYETSGFTKEEILNEYYEYGQQIKQYVCDTSVVLNDALDEGKRVLFEGAQGVMLDIDQGTYPFVTSSNPVAGGVTIGSGVGPSKITHVVGVCKAYTSRVGDGPFPTELHDEIGSQIREVGREYGTTTGRPRRIGWFDSVVVRHARRVSGLTDLSLNSIDVLSGLKTLKICTAYSYKGELITEYPASLKVLAECEPVYEELPGWDEDITGVKSLDELPVNARHYVERVTQLTGIPLTTFSVGPDRNQTNVVRSPWRQI; encoded by the coding sequence ATGACGTCAGTAGTGGTAGTTGGTACACAATGGGGAGACGAAGGAAAAGGTAAAATTACCGATTTTCTTTCTGAAAATGCAGAGGCAATTGCTCGTTATCAAGGTGGAAATAACGCCGGTCATACGATCAAGTTCAATGGAGAGACTTATAAATTACACCTAATTCCATCTGGAATTTTTTATAAAGAGAAAATCTGTGTGATTGGAAATGGGATGGTCGTAGACCCGAAAGCGCTTGTTGCAGAACTTGCTTATCTACACGAAAAAGGAATTACAACAGATAATCTTCGTATTAGTAATCGTGCACATGTCATCCTTCCTTATCATTTAAAGCTTGATATTGTGGAGGAAGAAAGTAAGGGCGCCAATAAAATTGGAACCACGAAAAAGGGAATTGGTCCTGCTTACATGGATAAGGCAGCACGTGTAGGGATTAGAATAGCTGACCTGCTAGAGCGTGATGTGTTTGAAGAAAAGCTTGAACGTAATTTGGCAGAAAAAAATCGTTTATTTGAACGTATTTATGAGACCTCTGGTTTTACAAAAGAGGAAATTTTAAATGAGTATTATGAATATGGACAGCAAATTAAACAATATGTTTGTGATACCTCCGTTGTGTTGAATGATGCATTGGATGAAGGTAAACGGGTGCTATTTGAAGGTGCTCAGGGCGTCATGTTGGATATTGACCAGGGTACGTACCCATTTGTTACTTCTTCAAATCCTGTTGCTGGAGGCGTAACAATTGGCTCTGGTGTTGGTCCATCAAAGATTACCCATGTTGTTGGTGTATGTAAGGCATATACTTCTCGTGTGGGTGATGGCCCATTCCCAACTGAATTACATGATGAAATCGGCAGTCAGATTCGTGAGGTTGGACGTGAATACGGTACAACGACAGGACGTCCACGTCGAATCGGCTGGTTTGACAGTGTGGTTGTCCGTCATGCGCGTCGTGTTAGCGGCTTAACTGATTTATCACTTAATTCCATTGATGTATTATCTGGTCTTAAGACGCTAAAAATCTGTACAGCCTACAGCTATAAAGGTGAACTGATTACCGAATATCCTGCAAGTCTTAAGGTATTAGCGGAGTGCGAACCAGTTTATGAAGAACTTCCTGGTTGGGATGAGGATATTACAGGAGTTAAATCATTAGATGAATTGCCTGTTAATGCGCGTCACTATGTAGAACGTGTTACCCAGCTTACCGGAATTCCATTAACAACTTTCTCTGTAGGTCCAGATCGTAATCAAACAAATGTTGTTCGCAGTCCTTGGAGACAGATTTAA
- a CDS encoding M23 family metallopeptidase yields MLFFNKGRRSSKLEKKQSLKTVVMTALAASALIFSTVSASAAGSYKLTTVYHVYHNQEYIGTVSDKELVENIVEEKEEMFKESTKDLNVKFGSDIDYIKEQVFNSTANDKETIQNLEGAIQLQAEASSIIIDGNPVVFLENQEIAEDVINRLKLNYVTQAQLDEVEARKAAPTAELPPLKENETRILDVRASKEVSFDLEKVTPDRIMSADEAVTFLQKGTLEEKKYVAQEGDVLGTIANNHGLTLVDFLALNPGLTEDSVVNIGQEVNVTVLKPYLEIIVDKEVNQKEEIPFANETVDDAAMPKGETTVKQEGKNGERSVNYRISIQNGTTVSSIVTSESILVQPVNHIVVKGTKVIPSRGSGNLAWPTSGGYISSKQGYRWGKSHKGIDIARPSNLTIKAADNGKVVSAGWDGGYGNKVVIDHQNGLRTVYAHLASISVSVGQTVSQGSALGVMGSTGNSTGVHLHFEVYKNGALQNPLSYLK; encoded by the coding sequence ATGTTATTTTTTAATAAAGGAAGAAGATCAAGTAAATTAGAGAAAAAACAATCTTTGAAAACTGTAGTTATGACAGCGCTTGCTGCTTCTGCACTGATTTTCAGCACTGTGTCTGCGAGTGCAGCGGGTTCATATAAATTAACAACTGTATACCATGTATACCATAATCAAGAATATATAGGGACTGTTTCTGATAAAGAGCTTGTCGAGAATATTGTCGAAGAAAAAGAAGAAATGTTTAAAGAATCGACAAAGGATTTAAACGTAAAATTTGGCTCGGATATTGACTACATAAAAGAGCAGGTTTTTAATTCAACAGCGAATGATAAAGAAACCATTCAAAACCTAGAAGGTGCAATTCAACTTCAGGCAGAAGCTTCCTCCATTATCATTGATGGCAATCCGGTTGTCTTTCTCGAAAACCAGGAAATCGCTGAAGATGTTATTAATAGACTTAAACTTAACTATGTAACTCAAGCACAACTAGACGAAGTAGAAGCTAGAAAAGCAGCACCAACAGCTGAGTTACCACCATTGAAAGAAAATGAAACTCGTATATTAGACGTAAGAGCATCTAAAGAAGTTTCATTTGATTTAGAAAAAGTAACACCAGATAGAATTATGTCTGCCGATGAAGCAGTTACCTTTTTACAAAAAGGTACGTTAGAAGAAAAGAAATATGTAGCCCAAGAAGGCGATGTACTCGGTACTATTGCTAATAATCACGGATTAACATTAGTCGACTTTCTTGCATTAAATCCTGGACTAACGGAAGACTCCGTAGTAAATATTGGTCAAGAAGTTAATGTTACAGTATTAAAACCATATCTTGAAATTATTGTTGACAAAGAAGTAAATCAAAAAGAAGAGATTCCGTTTGCAAATGAAACGGTTGATGATGCCGCTATGCCTAAAGGTGAAACAACCGTTAAGCAAGAAGGTAAAAATGGTGAACGTTCTGTTAATTACCGAATTTCAATACAAAATGGTACAACCGTCAGCAGCATCGTTACAAGTGAGTCCATACTTGTACAGCCAGTTAATCACATTGTAGTAAAAGGAACAAAGGTTATTCCTTCTCGTGGTAGTGGTAACCTTGCTTGGCCAACATCAGGTGGATATATCTCTAGTAAGCAAGGCTATAGATGGGGTAAAAGCCATAAGGGAATTGATATCGCAAGACCAAGTAATCTAACCATTAAAGCAGCTGATAATGGGAAAGTTGTTTCAGCAGGCTGGGATGGCGGTTACGGTAACAAAGTTGTGATTGATCATCAGAATGGTCTACGTACCGTATATGCTCACCTCGCCTCTATTAGTGTAAGTGTAGGCCAAACCGTTTCACAAGGCTCTGCTCTTGGTGTTATGGGTTCAACTGGAAACTCAACTGGGGTTCACTTGCATTTTGAAGTTTACAAAAATGGAGCGCTTCAAAATCCGCTTAGTTATTTAAAATAA